From Microcystis aeruginosa NIES-2549, a single genomic window includes:
- a CDS encoding sulfurtransferase, whose translation MNPIAPLVSPSWLVNNLDRPDLMVIDCRFQLNDPDLGYQEYLANHIENSFYLHLDRDLSAPVAPHGGRHPLPNPQTIAAKLSSLGVISGQTHVIAYDASRFAFASRLWWLLRYLGHEKVSILDGGWQNWLNAGYPVSNQIPVPKTGAFLPQVQEDWVVTIEQVKRHKEQAGVVLIDARESDRYRGEREPIDPIAGHIEGALNYPWLEVTDSQGFSQPQDQQTQRWQERQGDREIILYCGSGVTACVNIFSLTLVGYENVKLYSGGWSDWCSYLI comes from the coding sequence ATGAATCCGATCGCGCCCCTCGTTTCTCCTAGTTGGTTAGTTAACAATCTCGATCGCCCCGATCTGATGGTTATTGACTGTCGTTTTCAATTAAACGATCCCGATCTCGGTTATCAAGAGTATTTAGCCAATCATATTGAAAATTCCTTCTATTTACACCTAGACCGCGATTTATCGGCTCCCGTTGCCCCTCATGGCGGACGTCATCCTTTACCGAATCCGCAGACAATAGCCGCTAAATTAAGCTCTCTAGGGGTGATTTCCGGCCAAACCCATGTCATCGCCTACGATGCCTCCCGTTTTGCCTTTGCCAGTCGTCTCTGGTGGTTATTGCGTTATCTGGGCCATGAAAAAGTCAGTATTCTCGATGGTGGTTGGCAAAATTGGTTAAATGCGGGTTATCCCGTCTCCAATCAGATACCTGTGCCGAAAACCGGCGCTTTTCTCCCCCAAGTTCAAGAGGATTGGGTAGTCACAATTGAGCAGGTAAAAAGGCACAAAGAGCAAGCGGGAGTGGTGTTAATTGATGCTAGGGAAAGCGATCGCTATCGGGGTGAAAGGGAACCGATCGATCCGATCGCCGGCCACATCGAGGGGGCGCTGAATTATCCCTGGTTGGAAGTCACCGATAGTCAGGGTTTTTCTCAACCCCAGGACCAGCAAACACAACGTTGGCAAGAGCGGCAAGGCGATCGAGAAATTATCCTCTACTGTGGTTCAGGAGTGACAGCCTGTGTTAATATCTTTTCCCTTACCCTAGTCGGATACGAGAATGTTAAGCTATATTCTGGAGGTTGGAGTGATTGGTGTTCCTACCTGATCTAA
- a CDS encoding NYN domain-containing protein — MTEAGLCHCNGGTRPKDRLSIFVDGNNMFYAQQKNGWFFDPRKVLNYFTNDPNIMLINAFWYTGLKDSQDQRGFRDALISLGYTVRTKILKEYYDDSSGRFSQKANLDIEIVVDMFNTVDQYDRVILFSGDGDFERAIELLRSKNTHITVVSTEGMIARELRNATDRYIDLNDLRKDIEKSDY; from the coding sequence ATGACAGAAGCCGGTCTTTGTCATTGTAATGGTGGCACCCGTCCGAAAGATCGCCTTTCGATTTTTGTGGATGGCAATAATATGTTTTATGCTCAACAAAAAAATGGTTGGTTTTTTGACCCGCGCAAGGTGTTAAATTACTTCACTAATGACCCGAATATTATGTTAATTAATGCCTTTTGGTACACGGGTTTAAAAGATTCCCAAGATCAAAGAGGTTTTCGCGATGCTTTAATTAGTTTGGGTTATACGGTGAGAACAAAAATTTTGAAAGAATATTATGATGATAGTTCCGGTCGTTTTTCTCAGAAAGCTAATTTAGATATCGAAATTGTCGTCGATATGTTTAATACCGTCGATCAATACGATCGAGTGATTTTATTTAGTGGTGATGGCGATTTTGAACGAGCGATCGAACTATTGCGCTCTAAAAATACTCATATTACCGTAGTTTCTACGGAAGGGATGATCGCTAGGGAATTGCGAAATGCCACCGATCGCTATATTGACCTGAATGATCTTCGCAAAGATATCGAAAAAAGTGATTATTAA
- a CDS encoding ATP-binding protein: MKISFQVDSDLRSLDTVLKYFEQLEPAGIPQKDWLQCQLALAEGFTNAVRHAHRHLPPEIPIEIEIDITRSQMELRIWDRGSVFDLEGFIEKNAHLRHSFSGHGQGLPILQKIADQLSYTRSEDQRNCLLIIKQFSRHESDRAPRFS, encoded by the coding sequence GTGAAGATTTCTTTTCAGGTAGATAGCGATCTCAGGTCCTTAGATACCGTTTTAAAGTATTTTGAGCAACTCGAACCGGCGGGCATTCCCCAAAAAGACTGGCTCCAGTGTCAGCTTGCTCTTGCCGAAGGTTTTACCAATGCTGTCCGTCACGCTCACCGACACCTCCCCCCCGAAATCCCGATCGAGATCGAGATCGATATTACCCGATCCCAGATGGAACTTCGCATCTGGGATCGGGGTTCCGTCTTCGATTTAGAGGGCTTTATCGAGAAAAACGCCCATCTTCGCCATAGTTTCTCCGGTCATGGGCAAGGACTGCCGATCCTCCAAAAAATCGCCGATCAACTCAGTTATACTCGCAGCGAAGATCAGCGCAACTGTCTGTTAATTATTAAACAATTTTCCCGCCATGAATCCGATCGCGCCCCTCGTTTCTCCTAG
- a CDS encoding SpoIIE family protein phosphatase — MVRILVIDDDGVIQTFLSRALQKEYEVFVASDGEEGLKQAGQIKPAMIICDWMMPGIDGLEVCRQIKLNPQLSTTFFILLTSLGSVGDRVKGLDAGADDFLCKPIEINELRARVRAGMRLHQLSHDLRAQKQLLEMELAEAAEYVRSLLPEPFISPKLAIDFRFLPSRRLGGDGFDYYWLDNDHLVLYLLDVAGHGLRAALPSLSVINLLRSRGLSQVNYYQPNQVLQGLNQVYQISPRNDKYFTIWYGIYDRKQQQLTYASAGHPPAVLLTQKPFGQVMETRLKAPGFPIGMFPEAEYINQVKCLNLPSSLYLFSDGIYEIDCADGRMWGLEKFIQSLRNYHCNSAKNLNNFIEEIQALQFDGNFKDDLSIMQVDFY, encoded by the coding sequence ATGGTACGAATTCTAGTAATTGATGATGATGGAGTAATTCAAACGTTTTTGAGCCGCGCTTTGCAGAAGGAATACGAGGTTTTTGTTGCCAGTGATGGGGAAGAAGGATTAAAGCAAGCGGGGCAAATAAAACCGGCGATGATTATTTGTGATTGGATGATGCCGGGGATCGATGGGTTGGAAGTTTGCCGGCAAATTAAGCTCAATCCCCAACTGTCAACGACTTTTTTTATCCTCTTAACTTCTTTGGGATCGGTGGGGGATCGGGTGAAGGGATTGGATGCGGGGGCAGATGATTTTTTATGTAAACCGATCGAGATTAATGAGTTAAGAGCGCGCGTGCGGGCGGGAATGCGTTTGCATCAATTAAGTCATGATCTGCGAGCGCAAAAACAATTACTAGAAATGGAGTTAGCGGAAGCGGCGGAATATGTGCGATCGCTGTTACCAGAGCCTTTCATTTCTCCAAAACTTGCTATCGATTTTCGCTTCCTTCCTTCTCGTCGATTGGGGGGGGATGGCTTTGATTATTATTGGTTAGATAATGACCATTTGGTGTTATATCTTTTAGATGTGGCGGGCCATGGTTTGCGAGCGGCTTTACCCTCTCTTTCGGTGATTAATTTACTCCGTTCTCGTGGTTTAAGTCAGGTGAATTACTATCAACCTAATCAGGTTTTACAGGGGTTAAATCAAGTGTATCAAATCAGTCCTAGGAATGATAAATATTTTACTATTTGGTACGGAATTTATGATCGGAAACAACAACAGTTAACCTATGCCAGTGCCGGTCATCCCCCGGCAGTTCTCCTGACTCAAAAACCTTTTGGCCAGGTGATGGAAACCAGACTGAAAGCCCCCGGTTTTCCCATCGGGATGTTTCCAGAAGCGGAATATATTAATCAGGTTAAATGCCTGAATTTACCCAGTAGCCTTTATCTTTTTAGCGATGGAATTTACGAGATCGATTGTGCTGATGGTAGGATGTGGGGACTAGAGAAATTTATTCAATCTTTGCGAAATTATCACTGTAATTCCGCCAAAAATCTCAATAATTTTATTGAAGAAATTCAAGCTTTACAATTCGATGGTAATTTTAAGGATGATCTTTCGATCAT